The sequence CGCCACCGCCAGCACCGTGGAGATGATGATGCCCAGGCCAATGGCCTGCACCGCCGTGCGCCCCGCCCGCTCCGCGTCCTTCTCTCCGATGCGCCGGGCCACCATCGCCGTGGCGCCGATGCTCAGGCCCATGCCCGCGGCGTAGATGAGGGTGAGGATGCCCTCGGTGAGTCCCACCGTGGCCACCGCCTCCGCGCCCAACCGGCCGACGAAGGCGACGTCCACGACGGCGAACACCGACTCCATGCACATCTCCAGCACCATGGGCACGGCCAGCAGGAAGATGGCGCGCCCGAGCGGCATCCGCGTCAGGTCCTGCTCGGTGCCATGCAGGGCCTCCTTCACCAGGGTCCAGACGCCCTTGTCCACGGGCGCGGGGACCTGGGCGTTCCGGTCCGCCAGGGGTGTCTCTTCCACGGGTGAGGCCTTTCGAGAGCGAGGGGACTTCCTAGCGCGAAACGCCCGCACGTGGCGCCCAGCGACGCGGCTTCCTACGCACCCTGCCACCCACTCCTGACATCTGAAGGTGCCGCACCCACCCCCGGCGGGGCAGCGGGCGAGCGTTGGCTGCCGGACGACGCGTCGCGCCCCGGGACAACATGCCCATTGGGAACCCAGGAGTAGCTTGCTGCCTCCTGATGAGTCCCTCACCCGCGACCGCTTCCCTCCTGCCCACCGCGGTGGGTCCTCACTTCACCCTGGCCTCGTCCGCGCGACTGCTGGGCACCACGCAGGTGGGGCCCGGGGCCATCATCTCGCGAGGCGCCGTCGTGCGCTCGGTGGGGGGCTCCGTGACGCTGGGAGCCTTCTCCGCGCTGCGCGAGGACGCGGTGGTGGTGGGCACTCCCGAGCGCCCCACGTCCATCGGCGAGAAGACCGTGCTCGGTCCGCGCTCGCTGGTGATGGGCGCGCGCGTGGGCTCGCTGTGCGACATCGGCGATGGCGCCGTCCTCATGCCCGGCGTGACGCTGGGCGACCGCTGTCTGGTGGGCGAGGGCACGGTGCTGCCGCCGGGCATGACGGTGCCGGATCAATCCGTGGTGCTGGGCCGGCCGGGACAGGTCCTGCGGATGCTCTCCGCGGAGGACCTGGCCCACCTGCAGCAGCGCCGGGGCGGTGATTTGTCATTGCCCCTGGCTCCATTGACTTCCTTCTCCGCGCGCGACCGCGCCGAGGACGCCCCCATGGGACAGCTGTATGCCTTTCGCGACCGTCACCCCTTCGTCCACCCCACCGCCACCCTCTTCTCCTCCGCGGAGGTGTCCGGCGACGTGGTCATCGGCGCGGGGGCCATCATCGGCGCGGGGGTGAAGATCACCGGCGACCTGAACGGGCCGGTGCGCATTGGCGCGCGGGTGCAGATTTTGGAGAACACGGTGCTGCACCTGCAGCCGGACACGATGCTGGTGCTGGAGGAGGGCGTGGTGGTGGGCCCGGGCTGCGTGCTGCACGCGTGCAACCTGGGCGCGGGCACGGTGGTGGAGCCCGGCGCCATCCT comes from Corallococcus macrosporus and encodes:
- a CDS encoding DapH/DapD/GlmU-related protein translates to MSPSPATASLLPTAVGPHFTLASSARLLGTTQVGPGAIISRGAVVRSVGGSVTLGAFSALREDAVVVGTPERPTSIGEKTVLGPRSLVMGARVGSLCDIGDGAVLMPGVTLGDRCLVGEGTVLPPGMTVPDQSVVLGRPGQVLRMLSAEDLAHLQQRRGGDLSLPLAPLTSFSARDRAEDAPMGQLYAFRDRHPFVHPTATLFSSAEVSGDVVIGAGAIIGAGVKITGDLNGPVRIGARVQILENTVLHLQPDTMLVLEEGVVVGPGCVLHACNLGAGTVVEPGAILCEGSHLGKGCHVAAGSLVKARAVFPDYALVEGFPATQVGTRTSPPEPPRWVLRPEDLPGLRRMG